Proteins from one Nitrososphaerota archaeon genomic window:
- a CDS encoding acyltransferase produces MFISEKAIIKASFEGNAIVLGPTIIENNTLIGLNVLIGYPSRDKIIKIMKNKNLEIKDLDEVSNGSKIGKNCIIRSNSIIYENVKVNDNVEIGHNTLIRSNSEIGENSRIGSYTILDGSVRIGKNTNIQSGVYLPHLSIVGNNVFIAPYVCVTNDKYPPSGKLKGVIICDNSIIGANSILISGIEIGENSVIAAGSIVTKNIPSNVVVSGIPARKIMNREEYERKMEEWRKT; encoded by the coding sequence ATGTTTATTTCAGAAAAAGCTATTATTAAAGCTTCCTTTGAAGGAAATGCAATAGTACTAGGTCCAACAATAATAGAAAACAATACTTTAATTGGATTGAATGTATTAATTGGCTATCCATCTAGAGATAAAATAATTAAAATAATGAAAAATAAGAATTTGGAAATAAAAGACCTTGATGAAGTTAGTAATGGATCAAAAATAGGTAAAAATTGTATTATAAGAAGCAATTCAATCATATATGAAAATGTTAAAGTAAATGATAATGTTGAAATTGGACATAATACATTAATTCGTAGTAATTCAGAAATTGGAGAAAATAGCAGAATTGGCTCTTACACAATATTGGATGGAAGTGTAAGAATTGGAAAAAACACAAATATTCAATCTGGTGTTTATTTACCACATTTATCAATTGTTGGAAATAATGTTTTTATAGCTCCATATGTTTGTGTAACAAATGATAAATATCCTCCAAGTGGTAAATTAAAAGGAGTAATAATATGTGATAATTCTATTATTGGAGCTAATTCGATTCTTATTTCAGGTATAGAAATAGGTGAGAATTCTGTTATAGCAGCTGGATCTATAGTTACCAAAAATATACCTTCAAATGTTGTTGTATCTGGAATTCCTGCTAGGAAGATTATGA
- a CDS encoding pyridoxal-phosphate dependent enzyme: MKNMLLKCTNCNTIYNFDINKEICEKCESGLSIEMYNLSFFKPLKNEIGIWKYANILPNVDKKFRFSLGEANTNLHKSTWIKKDLKIDEIWFKDETTEPTGSYLDRSSALFISMISSLGYKNIITYSTGNLGASLSAYSSKAGIRMQVYIRPGIDLGKLYQMIAYGAEVNIIKNFKGKIIKKEDTTIAIEYNPIINEAKKTIMLEIFFQLNQDLPDYIILPMGEGGLLYSTFKMLIEIKNLIKSNINKMKIIGVQPEGCAPIVKAFEKGLDSIEIEHESRTKIFDLSVMNPKFGNAALKAIRETNGYAISVSDNEIFNATMILAKKEGILAEPAASLTLAGLIKLRKIGEIEKDSRIVCVITGSGLKDPKIMKEIAIKESNLSSLIEEISGKIKLGNTKIAILKLLSEKEMYGYQIWKELKEKYNLNMKIPTIYQHLSELIKGGYVKKIMSKNILGRRREYYSLTDKGKNLV, translated from the coding sequence ATGAAAAATATGCTACTAAAATGTACAAATTGCAATACAATTTACAATTTTGATATTAATAAAGAAATTTGTGAAAAATGTGAAAGTGGTCTTTCTATAGAAATGTATAATCTTAGTTTTTTCAAACCATTAAAAAATGAAATAGGAATATGGAAGTATGCAAATATATTACCGAATGTAGATAAGAAATTTAGATTTTCTTTAGGAGAAGCTAATACAAATTTACATAAAAGTACTTGGATTAAAAAAGATTTAAAAATAGATGAAATTTGGTTTAAAGATGAAACAACAGAACCAACAGGGTCTTATTTAGATAGAAGTTCAGCATTATTTATATCAATGATTTCAAGTTTAGGATATAAAAATATAATCACATATTCTACAGGAAATCTTGGTGCTTCATTATCAGCATATTCATCTAAAGCTGGAATAAGAATGCAAGTTTATATAAGGCCTGGCATTGATCTTGGAAAACTTTATCAAATGATAGCATATGGAGCAGAAGTAAATATTATAAAAAATTTTAAAGGGAAAATAATAAAAAAGGAAGATACAACAATAGCTATAGAGTATAATCCTATAATAAATGAAGCTAAAAAAACAATAATGTTAGAAATATTCTTTCAACTTAATCAAGATTTGCCAGATTATATTATTCTTCCAATGGGAGAAGGTGGTTTATTATATTCAACATTCAAAATGTTAATTGAAATTAAAAATTTAATAAAATCTAATATTAATAAAATGAAAATTATTGGAGTACAACCAGAAGGATGTGCACCAATAGTTAAAGCTTTTGAAAAAGGTTTAGATTCTATTGAAATTGAACATGAATCTAGAACTAAGATATTTGATCTTAGTGTAATGAATCCAAAATTTGGAAATGCAGCATTAAAAGCAATAAGAGAAACAAATGGTTATGCTATTTCAGTAAGTGATAATGAAATATTTAATGCAACAATGATTTTAGCTAAAAAAGAAGGGATATTAGCTGAACCTGCTGCTAGTTTAACATTGGCAGGATTAATAAAATTAAGGAAGATCGGAGAAATAGAGAAAGATTCAAGAATTGTTTGCGTTATAACTGGAAGCGGTCTTAAAGATCCAAAAATAATGAAAGAAATTGCAATTAAAGAATCAAACTTAAGTTCTTTAATAGAAGAAATAAGTGGAAAAATAAAATTAGGTAATACAAAGATAGCAATTTTAAAATTATTATCTGAAAAAGAAATGTATGGTTATCAAATTTGGAAGGAATTAAAAGAAAAATACAATTTAAATATGAAAATACCTACAATTTATCAACATTTATCTGAATTAATTAAAGGAGGATATGTAAAGAAAATAATGTCAAAAAATATTCTTGGAAGAAGGAGAGAGTATTATTCATTAACTGATAAAGGAAAAAACCTTGTTTAA
- a CDS encoding ECF transporter S component — protein MRNFKILAIILTIISSFIILIAGFIEGLSILENFGVKNIFSEITIGSSEKIIIAFCLLFPFSSFLLALFNISQFIKGKFLNGSVYSIIGGIIALIGIIVPLNFGFQINLPYISLSLLASIILFSIGYKGFIESRKTFVPKPFLTNLEISFVASLSALTAILTAYVGAMFPSPTGGYTHVGDTIIFLAGILLGSKIGGLVGIIGSLVADFIVGYPRWFISIPAHGFEGIIAGFGKNKNIVIKIIFCFLGGLIMASTYFYVNIFIKGYPAAIISFIRDLFGQALVSLILAIPISKILERVIKFSI, from the coding sequence ATGAGAAATTTTAAGATTTTAGCTATAATCTTAACAATTATATCTTCTTTCATAATATTAATAGCTGGATTTATAGAAGGATTAAGTATATTAGAAAATTTTGGAGTAAAAAATATTTTTTCAGAAATAACTATAGGTAGTAGTGAAAAAATTATCATAGCTTTTTGTCTTTTATTTCCATTTAGTAGCTTTTTATTAGCTTTATTTAATATTTCGCAATTCATTAAAGGGAAGTTTTTAAATGGGAGTGTGTATTCTATTATTGGAGGAATTATAGCATTAATAGGAATTATAGTTCCATTAAATTTTGGCTTTCAAATAAATCTCCCTTATATAAGTTTAAGTTTGTTAGCAAGTATCATCCTATTTTCTATAGGTTATAAAGGATTTATTGAATCTAGGAAAACTTTTGTTCCTAAACCTTTCTTAACAAATTTGGAAATATCATTTGTTGCTTCTTTATCGGCTTTAACAGCTATACTAACTGCATATGTTGGTGCTATGTTTCCATCACCTACTGGAGGATATACACACGTGGGTGACACGATAATATTTTTAGCAGGTATTTTGCTTGGTTCGAAAATAGGCGGACTTGTTGGAATAATCGGAAGTTTAGTTGCTGATTTTATTGTAGGTTATCCTAGATGGTTTATTTCAATTCCAGCACATGGTTTTGAAGGAATAATAGCTGGTTTTGGAAAAAATAAAAACATAGTAATCAAAATAATATTTTGTTTTCTTGGTGGATTGATAATGGCCTCAACATATTTCTATGTTAATATATTTATTAAAGGTTATCCTGCAGCGATAATATCATTCATAAGGGATTTATTTGGACAAGCTTTAGTTTCTCTTATATTAGCTATTCCTATAAGTAAAATATTAGAAAGAGTGATAAAGTTTTCAATATAA
- a CDS encoding transglutaminase-like domain-containing protein — translation MVKHRRYIFLFLFIIIIFLNDTIILTYSGFPNDLSLPIPKVYYFYEEGIIANAGNDYIKLNQSDRCYELLMNSSIQKSFLVNASHKVINFFYDEDGMPMIELDIPSELPPKSYVKYYVTQKIEVYVSFSIPEDLSYEKSGSLSDIKNTYYKLELFSKTTAPTGIWKYNDTNWEYLIKKAEELKGNNENVLKIVCSFIDWVGKNVEYPEDGSELPKYPNETITLENIERKTKGIGDCDDQANLLILLCRAIGIPAYLQAGGIILYKEKYKDSEVAWNGHLNYYYGYVGWHGWAMVYIPPWGWLPVDLTWGYYGLGKKDPLTAIKYSAIAIQEIMYLRNYYSIDYVKETREFKRIVEDKNLYFYINYLVVPEGKSIKDEIDTFPKYDLPWMNVTTYETIETKTTSIPIIEKHEDKLDIYLIIVLTMLIILSIIILISIFKRFRSKRNSEKLYLY, via the coding sequence ATGGTAAAGCATAGAAGATATATATTCTTATTTTTATTCATAATTATAATTTTTCTTAATGATACTATAATTTTAACTTATTCAGGTTTTCCTAATGATTTATCATTACCAATACCTAAAGTATATTATTTTTATGAAGAAGGGATTATAGCAAATGCTGGAAATGATTATATAAAACTTAATCAAAGTGATAGATGCTACGAATTATTAATGAATTCTTCTATTCAAAAAAGCTTTTTAGTGAATGCTAGTCACAAAGTTATTAATTTTTTCTATGATGAAGATGGAATGCCTATGATAGAACTTGATATACCTAGTGAATTGCCTCCTAAAAGCTATGTTAAATATTATGTAACTCAAAAAATTGAAGTTTATGTTTCTTTTTCAATACCTGAAGATCTCTCTTATGAAAAATCTGGAAGTCTTTCAGATATAAAAAATACTTATTATAAACTTGAATTGTTCTCTAAAACAACTGCTCCTACAGGGATATGGAAATACAATGATACTAATTGGGAGTATTTAATTAAAAAAGCTGAAGAACTTAAAGGAAATAATGAAAATGTATTAAAAATAGTATGTTCTTTTATTGATTGGGTTGGAAAAAATGTTGAATATCCTGAAGATGGGAGTGAATTGCCTAAGTATCCAAATGAAACAATAACTTTAGAAAATATAGAAAGGAAAACTAAAGGAATTGGAGATTGTGATGACCAAGCTAATTTATTAATACTATTATGTAGAGCTATTGGAATTCCGGCTTATTTACAAGCAGGAGGTATAATTCTTTATAAAGAGAAGTATAAAGATTCTGAAGTTGCTTGGAATGGCCATTTGAATTATTATTATGGGTATGTTGGATGGCATGGTTGGGCAATGGTTTATATTCCTCCTTGGGGCTGGCTTCCAGTAGATTTAACATGGGGATATTATGGTTTAGGTAAAAAAGATCCATTAACAGCTATAAAATATTCAGCCATAGCTATTCAAGAAATAATGTATTTGAGAAATTATTATTCAATAGATTATGTTAAAGAAACTAGAGAATTTAAAAGGATAGTTGAAGATAAAAATCTATATTTTTATATAAACTATTTAGTTGTTCCTGAGGGGAAATCTATAAAAGACGAAATCGATACTTTTCCAAAATATGATCTTCCATGGATGAATGTTACTACTTATGAAACAATTGAAACAAAAACTACAAGCATTCCTATTATTGAAAAACATGAAGATAAATTAGATATTTATTTAATAATAGTTTTAACAATGCTTATAATTTTATCAATTATAATATTAATTAGTATTTTTAAACGTTTTAGAAGTAAAAGAAATTCTGAAAAATTATATTTATATTGA
- a CDS encoding prepilin peptidase encodes MIMFNYLRKILSLIMLLICSYEDIRKREIDDKIWIIFSSIGISITLIDFSYLIFYISSLIIATIISIIIYYSKFVGGADSKALITLSFLDPINLNKNTIHHFNSIIVLTNSCIISLIIGYLKKLSYRLERKYCK; translated from the coding sequence ATGATTATGTTTAATTATTTAAGAAAAATATTATCTTTAATAATGCTATTAATATGTTCTTATGAAGATATAAGAAAAAGAGAAATAGATGATAAAATTTGGATAATATTTTCTTCAATTGGGATATCAATTACATTAATAGATTTTTCTTATTTAATATTTTATATTTCTTCACTTATTATTGCAACAATTATTTCAATAATAATTTATTATTCAAAATTTGTTGGAGGAGCAGATTCGAAAGCATTAATTACATTATCTTTTTTAGACCCAATAAATTTAAATAAAAATACAATTCATCATTTTAATTCAATAATTGTTTTAACAAATAGTTGCATAATTTCTTTAATAATTGGTTATTTAAAGAAATTATCATATAGATTAGAGAGGAAATATTGCAAATAG
- a CDS encoding 50S ribosomal protein L15e, giving the protein MVSAYSLMRKIWREKNEELIKNLRKRAIGWRKEKSIVRVDRPLRLDRARSLGYKAKQGFIVIRVRVRKGGFSKPRPRSGRRPKALGVIKHKVNVSLKEEAINRASKKYVNMHVLGAYELFRDAKYAWYEVILVDPNHPSIKSSRNISLPKKL; this is encoded by the coding sequence ATGGTTTCAGCCTATTCTTTAATGAGAAAAATTTGGAGAGAAAAAAACGAAGAATTAATAAAAAATTTAAGGAAAAGAGCAATAGGATGGAGAAAAGAAAAATCTATTGTAAGAGTGGATAGGCCTTTAAGATTAGATAGAGCTAGAAGTTTAGGTTATAAAGCTAAGCAAGGTTTTATCGTAATAAGAGTGAGAGTGAGAAAAGGAGGCTTTAGCAAACCTAGGCCAAGGTCCGGTAGAAGACCAAAAGCATTAGGTGTTATAAAACATAAAGTGAATGTATCCTTAAAGGAAGAAGCTATAAATAGAGCTTCTAAAAAATATGTTAATATGCATGTTTTAGGAGCTTATGAATTATTTAGAGATGCTAAGTATGCTTGGTATGAAGTTATCTTAGTTGATCCAAATCATCCATCTATCAAAAGTTCAAGAAATATTTCTCTTCCAAAGAAGCTTTAA
- a CDS encoding phosphotransacetylase family protein codes for MSKIPGIIVSATRWFTGKTAFCLGLALNMQNQGYKIGFFKPIVHIESGFLHDMDVITFRKMLNLKEPYEVIAPIQLGPNFLEGYINADLNGLKKLVLNAYEKVCEGKDFIIIEGLHTYNTGCLINLSVPILSKMLDLKTLLLSKIESDFSIDDIILANNCIKSDGKLLGVILNRVPRLLYKRAKEVIVPELEKREIKVFGLIPENRTLIARTAREIHESLGGEILACEECLDNLVEEVLIGAMTYESALKYFMRVPNKAVVTGGDRADIALAALQTDTSLLIFTGNLYPSQKVLNEAESKKVPVILVPTDTYTTIKNLERVTGRIGPEDKKRAELAKEIVEKHVDWKSLIEEAGLKK; via the coding sequence ATGAGTAAAATCCCTGGTATAATAGTTTCAGCAACAAGATGGTTTACTGGAAAAACAGCTTTTTGTTTAGGTTTAGCATTAAATATGCAAAATCAAGGATATAAAATAGGATTTTTCAAGCCTATTGTTCATATCGAATCTGGTTTTTTACATGATATGGATGTTATAACTTTTAGGAAAATGCTAAATCTTAAAGAGCCATATGAAGTTATTGCACCTATACAACTTGGACCAAATTTTCTAGAAGGATATATTAATGCTGATTTAAATGGATTAAAAAAATTGGTTTTAAATGCTTATGAGAAAGTTTGTGAAGGAAAAGATTTTATCATAATTGAGGGGTTGCATACTTATAATACAGGTTGTTTAATAAATTTATCTGTTCCAATTTTATCAAAAATGCTTGATTTAAAAACTCTTTTATTATCAAAAATTGAAAGTGATTTTTCAATAGATGATATAATTTTAGCTAATAATTGTATTAAAAGTGATGGAAAGCTTCTTGGAGTAATTTTAAATAGAGTACCACGCTTGTTATATAAACGTGCAAAAGAAGTAATTGTTCCAGAACTTGAAAAAAGGGAAATAAAAGTTTTTGGTTTAATACCTGAAAATAGAACATTAATAGCTAGAACTGCAAGAGAAATTCATGAAAGTTTAGGAGGAGAAATTCTTGCTTGTGAAGAATGTTTAGATAATCTTGTTGAAGAAGTATTAATTGGAGCAATGACATATGAAAGTGCTTTAAAATATTTTATGAGAGTCCCGAATAAAGCGGTTGTAACTGGAGGAGATAGAGCAGACATAGCTTTAGCTGCTCTTCAAACAGATACATCTCTTTTGATTTTCACAGGAAATCTTTATCCAAGCCAAAAAGTATTGAATGAAGCTGAGTCTAAAAAAGTACCTGTTATACTTGTTCCAACAGATACTTATACTACAATTAAGAATTTAGAAAGGGTTACAGGTAGAATAGGCCCGGAAGATAAAAAGAGAGCTGAACTCGCTAAAGAAATTGTTGAAAAGCATGTTGATTGGAAATCTTTAATAGAAGAGGCTGGATTAAAGAAATAA
- a CDS encoding acetate--CoA ligase family protein, producing the protein MNLHNKIEILNNFFNPSSIALIGASRFPGKVGYEILKNILNSGFKGNIYPINPNAEEIFGLKSFKSILDIPEKIDLSIIAIPSKFVPEVLKECGENGNKASIIISAGFKEIGPEGLFLEKKVIDIAHEYDIRILGPNCLGIIDTYTPLNASFSANMPPKGNIAFISQSGALLTAVLDWAILKNFGFSKIISMGNKADINEIDLLNFLGNDTNTKAILLYVEGIDKGREFLKIAKENIKKKPIIIIKAGISEKGSRAVSSHTGALAGSSIAYEVAFKQTGILKASNIEEIFIKAEALSKLPIPKSEEIFIITNAGGPGVLATDACEKYGLKISEVDSEVANQLRSFLPSAASLHNPIDVLGDAKAETYEKAIETLIKSNRNASFIIILTPQAMTEPEETAKKIIEISKKYPSIAIVTVFMGGITIEKAKQLLLNNGIPCFEYPEQAVLAISTIIDYKRTLDKPFEKKIEEIKIDKSYAEKIIKKVRNEGRTVLLGIEANELINSYGIPTPQSFLATNIEEAVEFAEKIGFPIVMKVSSPQILHKTDIGGVKLNINSFSQLKDSFNEIINNATRFFPEAEIYGIEIYKQYPRGKEVIIGMTKDPQFGPLIMFGAGGIYANFIKDVSFRFPPLSKEDIYEMISETKIYNLLRGVRGEKPSDLDALIDIILRFSKLVIDFEKDLADIDINPIFVYEKGNGCIAIDVKISIIK; encoded by the coding sequence ATGAATCTACATAATAAAATAGAAATATTAAATAATTTTTTTAATCCTTCTTCAATAGCTTTAATAGGAGCATCTCGCTTTCCTGGGAAAGTAGGATATGAAATATTAAAAAATATTTTAAATTCAGGTTTTAAAGGAAATATTTATCCAATAAATCCAAATGCTGAAGAAATATTTGGATTAAAATCTTTTAAAAGTATTTTAGATATCCCTGAAAAAATAGATTTATCTATTATTGCTATACCTTCTAAATTTGTTCCAGAAGTATTAAAAGAATGTGGTGAAAATGGTAATAAAGCTTCAATAATTATTTCAGCTGGATTTAAAGAAATTGGTCCTGAAGGACTGTTTTTAGAAAAAAAAGTAATAGACATAGCACATGAATATGATATACGTATACTTGGGCCAAATTGTTTAGGAATAATAGATACCTATACTCCTTTAAATGCTAGTTTTTCAGCTAATATGCCTCCTAAAGGAAATATAGCTTTTATTTCTCAAAGTGGAGCATTATTAACAGCTGTGCTTGATTGGGCTATATTGAAAAATTTTGGATTTAGTAAAATTATTAGTATGGGAAATAAAGCAGATATAAATGAAATTGATTTATTAAATTTTTTAGGAAATGATACAAATACTAAAGCTATTCTTCTTTACGTTGAAGGAATTGATAAAGGAAGGGAATTTTTAAAAATAGCAAAAGAAAATATTAAAAAGAAACCAATAATAATTATTAAAGCAGGTATTTCTGAAAAAGGATCAAGAGCAGTTTCTTCTCATACTGGAGCGCTTGCTGGAAGCAGCATTGCATATGAAGTTGCCTTTAAACAAACTGGAATATTAAAAGCTTCAAATATTGAAGAAATTTTTATAAAAGCTGAAGCATTATCTAAATTGCCAATTCCTAAAAGTGAAGAAATATTTATTATAACGAATGCTGGCGGTCCTGGAGTATTAGCAACTGATGCTTGTGAAAAATATGGTTTGAAAATTAGTGAAGTAGATAGTGAAGTAGCTAATCAACTTAGAAGTTTTCTTCCATCAGCAGCTAGTTTACATAATCCAATAGACGTTCTAGGAGATGCAAAAGCTGAAACATATGAAAAAGCAATTGAAACATTAATCAAAAGTAATAGAAATGCATCATTTATAATTATTTTAACTCCTCAAGCAATGACTGAACCTGAAGAAACAGCTAAGAAAATAATTGAAATTTCTAAAAAATATCCTTCAATAGCTATAGTAACAGTTTTTATGGGAGGAATAACTATTGAGAAAGCTAAGCAATTATTATTAAATAATGGCATTCCATGTTTTGAATATCCTGAACAAGCAGTTTTAGCTATTTCAACTATAATTGATTATAAAAGAACTCTTGATAAACCATTTGAAAAGAAAATTGAAGAAATAAAAATAGATAAATCATATGCAGAAAAAATTATTAAAAAAGTTAGGAATGAAGGTAGAACAGTTTTATTAGGTATAGAAGCAAATGAACTTATTAATTCTTATGGAATTCCAACTCCACAAAGTTTCTTAGCTACAAATATAGAAGAAGCAGTAGAATTTGCTGAAAAAATAGGATTTCCAATTGTTATGAAAGTTTCTTCTCCACAAATACTTCATAAAACCGATATAGGTGGAGTAAAACTTAATATTAATTCTTTTTCTCAATTAAAAGATTCTTTTAATGAAATAATAAATAATGCTACAAGATTTTTCCCAGAAGCTGAAATATATGGTATAGAAATTTATAAGCAATATCCTAGAGGGAAAGAAGTGATAATTGGAATGACAAAAGACCCACAATTTGGACCATTAATAATGTTTGGTGCAGGAGGAATATATGCAAATTTTATTAAAGACGTTTCTTTTAGATTTCCTCCATTATCTAAAGAAGATATTTATGAAATGATCTCTGAAACTAAAATTTATAATTTATTAAGAGGAGTTAGAGGAGAAAAACCGAGCGATTTAGATGCATTAATAGATATTATTTTGAGATTTTCTAAGCTTGTAATAGATTTTGAAAAAGATTTAGCTGATATTGATATAAATCCAATTTTTGTTTATGAAAAAGGAAATGGATGTATTGCAATAGATGTAAAAATAAGTATAATTAAATAA
- a CDS encoding RNA-binding domain-containing protein has translation MSGYTIRKIKIQSLCYATEDKEKVLEAINNIILPYSIDSLKISTDILNGHYGDKIILIKIESKNEKQANEIFENIFKKMSKEDIKNFYESNLNLLLEKEEKAYIRFDKQKAYENILKICNGDPIRIEISFKKGELNKLLQKIMGEKNE, from the coding sequence TTGAGTGGCTATACGATAAGGAAAATTAAAATACAAAGTTTATGTTATGCAACTGAAGATAAAGAAAAAGTATTGGAAGCTATTAATAATATTATTCTGCCATATTCTATTGATTCACTAAAAATTTCAACCGATATTTTAAATGGGCATTATGGAGATAAAATAATACTTATTAAAATTGAAAGTAAAAATGAGAAACAAGCAAATGAAATTTTTGAAAATATTTTTAAGAAAATGAGTAAAGAAGATATAAAAAACTTCTATGAATCTAATCTTAATTTACTTCTTGAGAAAGAAGAAAAAGCTTACATAAGATTTGATAAACAAAAAGCTTATGAAAATATTTTAAAAATATGTAATGGAGACCCTATTAGAATTGAAATATCTTTTAAAAAAGGAGAATTAAATAAATTACTTCAAAAAATAATGGGTGAAAAAAATGAATAG